The following proteins come from a genomic window of Streptomyces sp. NBC_00539:
- a CDS encoding RelA/SpoT family protein: MPDEVQPLSAAQPDPQAEQAAAAAATPPPAPPVRPAPPVKPVPPVKPAPAKSAGSSNRVRARLARLGVQRSNPYNPVLEPLLRIVRSNDPKIETATLRQIEQAYQVAERWHRGQKRKSGDPYITHPLAVTTILAELGMDPATLMAGLLHDTVEDTEYGLEQLRRDFGDAVALLVDGVTKLDRVKFGEAAQAETVRKMVVAMAKDPRVLVIKLADRLHNMRTMRYLKREKQEKKARETLEIYAPLAHRLGMNTIKWELEDLSFAILYPKMYDEIVRLVAERAPKRDEYLAIVTDEVQADLRAARIKATVTGRPKHYYSVYQKMIVRGRDFAEIYDLVGIRVLVDTVRDCYAALGTVHARWNPVPGRFKDYIAMPKFNMYQSLHTTVIGPSGKPVELQIRTFDMHRRAEYGIAAHWKYKQQTVAGTSKVRTDVPQAAKGSAGQDTVNDMAWLRQLLDWQKETEDPGEFLDSLRFDLSRNEVFVFTPKGDVIALPAGATSVDFAYAVHTEVGHRTIGARVNGRLVPLESTLDNGDLVEVFTSKAEGAGPSRDWLGFVKSPRARNKIRAWFSKERRDEAIEHGKDAIARAMRKQNLPIQRILTGDSLVTLAHEMRYPDISSLYAAIGEGHVAAQGVVQKLVQALGGEDAANEDMEESVPPSRGRKRRGSADPGVVVKGVDDVWVKLARCCTPVPGDPIIGFVTRGSGVSVHRADCVNVDSLSQQPERMLEVEWAPTQSSVFLVAIQVEALDRSRLLSDVTRVLSDQHVNILSAAVQTSRDRVATSRFTFEMGDPKHLGHVLKAVRGVEGVYDVYRVTSARRP, translated from the coding sequence TTGCCAGACGAGGTCCAGCCACTCTCCGCCGCTCAGCCCGACCCGCAGGCCGAGCAGGCCGCGGCGGCCGCCGCCACGCCCCCGCCCGCCCCGCCGGTCAGGCCCGCCCCGCCGGTCAAGCCGGTCCCGCCGGTCAAGCCCGCTCCGGCGAAGTCCGCCGGGTCGTCCAACCGCGTGCGCGCCCGCCTCGCCCGCCTCGGGGTCCAGCGTTCCAACCCGTACAACCCGGTACTGGAACCGCTGCTGCGCATAGTCCGCAGCAACGACCCGAAGATCGAGACGGCCACCCTGCGCCAGATCGAGCAGGCGTACCAGGTGGCCGAGCGCTGGCACCGCGGGCAGAAGCGCAAGAGCGGTGACCCGTACATCACCCACCCGCTCGCGGTGACGACGATCCTGGCCGAGCTCGGCATGGACCCGGCCACCCTGATGGCGGGCCTGCTGCACGACACCGTCGAGGACACCGAGTACGGCCTCGAACAGCTCAGACGCGACTTCGGCGATGCCGTCGCCCTGCTCGTCGACGGCGTCACCAAGCTGGACCGGGTCAAGTTCGGCGAGGCCGCGCAGGCCGAGACCGTGCGCAAGATGGTCGTGGCCATGGCCAAGGACCCCCGGGTGCTAGTGATCAAGCTCGCCGACCGCCTGCACAACATGCGCACCATGCGCTACCTCAAGCGGGAGAAACAGGAGAAGAAGGCCCGCGAGACCCTGGAGATCTACGCCCCGCTGGCGCATCGGCTGGGCATGAACACGATCAAGTGGGAACTCGAAGACCTGTCCTTCGCGATCCTGTACCCCAAGATGTACGACGAGATCGTGCGCCTGGTCGCCGAGCGGGCCCCCAAGCGGGACGAGTACCTCGCGATCGTCACCGACGAGGTCCAGGCCGACCTCCGGGCGGCCCGGATCAAGGCCACCGTCACCGGCCGGCCCAAGCACTACTACAGCGTCTACCAGAAGATGATCGTGCGGGGCCGCGATTTCGCCGAGATCTACGACCTGGTCGGCATCCGGGTCCTGGTGGACACCGTCCGGGACTGCTACGCGGCCCTCGGTACCGTGCACGCGCGCTGGAACCCGGTCCCCGGCCGGTTCAAGGACTACATCGCGATGCCGAAGTTCAACATGTACCAGTCGCTCCACACGACGGTCATCGGACCCAGCGGCAAGCCGGTCGAGCTCCAGATCCGCACCTTCGACATGCACCGCCGCGCCGAGTACGGCATCGCCGCGCACTGGAAGTACAAGCAGCAGACCGTCGCGGGCACCTCCAAGGTCCGCACCGACGTCCCGCAGGCGGCCAAGGGAAGCGCCGGCCAGGACACCGTCAACGACATGGCCTGGCTGCGCCAGCTGCTGGACTGGCAGAAGGAGACCGAGGACCCGGGCGAGTTCCTGGACTCACTGCGGTTCGACCTCTCCCGCAACGAGGTCTTCGTCTTCACGCCCAAGGGCGACGTCATCGCGCTGCCCGCCGGCGCCACCTCGGTGGACTTCGCGTACGCCGTCCACACCGAGGTCGGCCACCGCACCATAGGGGCGCGGGTCAACGGGCGGCTGGTACCGCTCGAATCGACCCTGGACAACGGCGACCTGGTCGAGGTGTTCACCTCCAAGGCCGAAGGCGCCGGGCCGTCCCGCGACTGGCTGGGCTTCGTCAAATCCCCGCGCGCCCGCAACAAGATCCGCGCCTGGTTCTCCAAGGAGCGCCGCGACGAGGCCATCGAGCACGGCAAGGACGCCATCGCCCGGGCCATGCGCAAGCAGAACCTGCCGATCCAGCGGATCCTTACGGGCGACTCCCTCGTCACCCTCGCGCACGAGATGCGCTACCCCGACATCTCCTCCCTGTACGCGGCGATCGGCGAGGGCCACGTGGCCGCGCAGGGCGTCGTGCAGAAGCTGGTCCAGGCCCTCGGCGGCGAGGACGCGGCCAACGAGGACATGGAGGAGAGCGTCCCGCCCTCGCGCGGACGCAAGCGCCGCGGCAGCGCCGACCCGGGTGTGGTCGTCAAGGGCGTCGACGACGTCTGGGTCAAGCTGGCCCGCTGCTGCACCCCGGTACCGGGCGACCCGATCATCGGGTTCGTCACGCGCGGCAGCGGCGTCTCGGTCCACCGCGCCGACTGCGTCAACGTGGACTCGCTCTCCCAGCAGCCCGAACGGATGCTGGAGGTCGAATGGGCGCCCACCCAGTCCTCCGTCTTCCTGGTCGCCATCCAGGTCGAGGCGCTGGACCGGTCCCGGTTGCTGTCGGACGTCACCCGCGTCCTGTCGGACCAGCACGTCAACATCCTCTCGGCGGCCGTGCAGACCTCCCGCGACCGGGTGGCCACCTCCCGGTTCACCTTCGAGATGGGCGACCCGAAGCACCTGGGACACGTCCTCAAGGCCGTGCGTGGCGTCGAGGGCGTCTACGACGTCTACCGCGTCACCTCGGCCCGCCGGCCGTAG
- a CDS encoding DUF349 domain-containing protein, with the protein MSSDPWGRVDETGTVYVRTAEGEQVVGSWQAGTPEEALAYFERKYEGLVVEIGLLERRVRTTDLSAKDAQTAIDHLRTQVDEHHAVGDLDALRVRLDKLVATVESRREERKVQKAKQADEARAAKDALVTEAEQLAQSDQWRSAGERLRALVDIWKGLPRLDRKSDDELWHRFSHARSAFSKRRKAHFASLDAQREEARKAKEKLVAEAESLSKSTDWGPTAARYRELMESWKAAGRAQREAEDDLWNRFRGAQDVFFAARSEVFAERDAEQVENLRLKEELAEEAERLVPVTDLKAARAAFRSLNERWEAIGHVPRDARPKVEGRMHAVERAIQEAEEGEWRRTNPEARARAAGLTGQLQAAVDKLREQIDAARATGNNAKADKLSRELEGRQALLDQALKGLEEFGG; encoded by the coding sequence GTGAGCAGCGACCCGTGGGGCCGAGTCGACGAGACCGGCACCGTGTACGTGCGTACTGCCGAGGGCGAGCAGGTCGTCGGCTCCTGGCAGGCGGGCACCCCTGAGGAGGCCCTGGCCTACTTCGAGCGCAAGTACGAGGGCCTGGTGGTCGAGATCGGCCTCCTCGAACGGCGGGTGCGGACCACCGATCTGTCCGCCAAGGACGCCCAGACCGCGATCGACCACCTGCGTACGCAGGTGGACGAGCACCACGCCGTGGGTGACCTCGACGCGCTGCGCGTCCGGCTGGACAAGCTGGTCGCGACGGTGGAGTCGCGGCGCGAGGAGCGCAAGGTCCAGAAGGCCAAGCAGGCGGACGAGGCCCGGGCGGCCAAGGACGCGCTGGTCACCGAGGCCGAGCAGCTGGCACAGAGCGACCAGTGGCGCAGCGCGGGCGAGCGGCTGCGCGCCCTGGTGGACATCTGGAAGGGGCTGCCCCGGCTCGACCGCAAGTCGGACGACGAGCTGTGGCACCGTTTCTCGCACGCCCGCTCGGCGTTCTCCAAGCGCCGCAAGGCGCACTTCGCCTCGCTGGACGCGCAGCGCGAGGAGGCCCGCAAGGCCAAGGAGAAGCTGGTCGCCGAGGCCGAGTCGCTGTCGAAGTCGACGGACTGGGGTCCGACGGCCGCCCGCTACCGGGAGCTGATGGAGAGCTGGAAGGCGGCGGGCCGGGCGCAGCGGGAGGCGGAGGACGACCTGTGGAACCGCTTCCGCGGTGCGCAGGACGTGTTCTTCGCGGCCCGCAGCGAGGTCTTCGCGGAGCGCGACGCCGAGCAGGTGGAGAACCTGCGGCTCAAGGAGGAGCTGGCCGAGGAGGCCGAGAGGCTCGTCCCGGTGACGGACCTGAAGGCGGCCCGGGCCGCGTTCCGCTCCCTCAACGAGCGGTGGGAGGCCATCGGCCACGTACCGCGTGACGCGCGGCCCAAGGTCGAGGGCCGGATGCACGCGGTGGAGCGGGCCATCCAGGAGGCCGAGGAAGGCGAGTGGCGGCGTACGAACCCGGAGGCGCGGGCCCGGGCGGCCGGTCTGACGGGTCAGCTGCAGGCGGCCGTCGACAAGCTGCGCGAGCAGATCGACGCGGCCCGCGCCACGGGCAACAACGCGAAGGCCGACAAGCTGTCCCGGGAGCTGGAGGGCCGCCAGGCCCTGCTGGACCAGGCGCTCAAGGGCCTTGAGGAGTTCGGCGGCTGA
- a CDS encoding peptidylprolyl isomerase — protein MVSSDQRRRQLAREKYERQQQRRAEARRKARRRAAVVGAAAAVVVATLVGLVAGGVFDGKDEKTEASSTPSPSASPTPKQSPPAMAIDDKAKYTFALKTSAGDVTFEMDAAKTPQTVNSFKSLADKGFFDNTKCHRLVTSGIFVLQCGDPQGTGMGGPGYTIPDENLDALGKPNAQGQVIYPAGTVAMANTGQPGTGGSQFFLVYKDSPLAPSYTPFGKIDAAGLKVVEDIAKAGTADGAQDGAPKNPVTIEKGTVTKN, from the coding sequence GTGGTCAGCAGCGATCAGCGTCGGCGACAGCTCGCCAGGGAGAAGTACGAGCGCCAGCAGCAGCGGCGGGCAGAGGCCCGGCGCAAGGCGCGCCGCCGGGCGGCGGTGGTCGGCGCGGCCGCGGCCGTGGTGGTCGCGACGCTGGTCGGCCTCGTGGCGGGCGGCGTCTTCGACGGCAAGGACGAGAAGACCGAGGCGTCCAGCACCCCCTCGCCCTCCGCGTCCCCGACCCCCAAGCAGTCGCCGCCGGCGATGGCGATCGACGACAAGGCGAAGTACACCTTCGCCCTCAAGACGAGCGCGGGCGACGTCACGTTCGAGATGGACGCGGCGAAGACCCCCCAGACCGTCAACTCGTTCAAGTCGCTCGCCGACAAGGGCTTCTTCGACAACACCAAGTGCCACCGCCTGGTCACCAGCGGCATCTTCGTGCTCCAGTGCGGTGACCCCCAGGGCACCGGCATGGGCGGCCCCGGCTACACCATCCCGGACGAGAACCTCGACGCCCTGGGCAAGCCGAACGCGCAGGGCCAGGTGATCTACCCGGCGGGCACGGTGGCGATGGCCAACACCGGCCAGCCCGGAACCGGCGGCAGCCAGTTCTTCCTCGTGTACAAGGACAGCCCGCTCGCGCCCTCCTACACGCCCTTCGGCAAGATCGACGCGGCCGGACTCAAGGTCGTGGAGGACATCGCCAAGGCGGGGACGGCCGACGGGGCCCAGGACGGCGCTCCGAAGAACCCCGTGACCATCGAGAAGGGCACCGTCACCAAGAACTGA
- a CDS encoding MBL fold metallo-hydrolase, producing MLIAGFPAGAWGTNCYVVAPAAGEECVIIDPGHQAAQGVEETLKKHRLKPVAVVLTHGHIDHVASVVPVCGAHDVPAWIHPEDRYMMSDPEKALGRSIGMPLMGELTVGEPDDVRELTDGAGLKLAGMDFSVAHAPGHTKGSVTFRTPETADIPSVFFSGDLLFAGSIGRTDLPGGSHAEILRSLARVCLPLDDSTVVLSGHGPQTTIGRERATNPYLRDVAAGLGDGAAAPRRGM from the coding sequence GTGCTGATTGCCGGGTTCCCCGCAGGGGCCTGGGGGACCAACTGCTATGTGGTCGCCCCCGCCGCCGGTGAGGAGTGCGTCATCATCGACCCGGGCCACCAGGCCGCCCAGGGCGTCGAGGAGACGTTGAAGAAGCACCGGCTCAAGCCCGTCGCGGTCGTCCTCACCCATGGCCACATCGATCATGTGGCCTCGGTGGTCCCGGTGTGCGGAGCACACGACGTACCGGCCTGGATCCACCCGGAGGACCGCTACATGATGAGCGACCCGGAGAAGGCCCTCGGCCGCTCCATCGGGATGCCGCTCATGGGCGAGCTGACCGTCGGCGAACCGGACGACGTCCGCGAACTGACCGACGGAGCGGGCCTCAAGCTGGCCGGGATGGACTTCTCGGTGGCCCACGCGCCCGGACATACCAAGGGGTCGGTGACCTTCCGGACGCCGGAGACCGCGGACATCCCGTCCGTCTTCTTCTCCGGCGACCTGCTCTTCGCCGGCTCCATCGGACGCACCGACCTGCCCGGCGGCTCCCACGCCGAGATACTCCGCTCGCTGGCCCGCGTGTGCCTGCCGCTGGACGACTCGACGGTGGTGCTCTCCGGCCACGGTCCCCAGACCACCATCGGGCGCGAGCGCGCGACCAACCCGTACCTGCGGGACGTCGCCGCCGGCCTGGGGGACGGCGCAGCCGCCCCACGACGAGGAATGTGA
- the hisS gene encoding histidine--tRNA ligase, whose product MSTFKAPKGTYDLIPPVSVKFLAVREAIAAPLRNSGYGYIETPGFEDVGLFARGVGESTDIVSKEMYAFETKGGDQLALRPEGTASVLRAALEASLHKKGNLPVKLWYSGSYYRYERPQAGRYRHFSQVGAEAIGAEDPALDAELIILADQAYRSLGLRNFRILLNSLGDKECRPVYREALQAFLSGLDLDAETVRRAEINPLRVLDDKRADVQKQLVGAPVLRDYLCDACKQYHEEVRALITAAGVPFEDDEKLVRGLDYYTRTTFEFVHDGLGSQSAVGGGGRYDGLSEMIGGPALPSVGWALGVDRTVLALEAEGVELDTPAATSVFAVALGEAKPVLFGLVTELRRAGVAADISYGGKGLKGAMKDANRSGARFAIVAGDRDLAEGVVQLKDLESGEQNPVALAEVVEVLRAQLA is encoded by the coding sequence GTGAGCACCTTCAAGGCCCCCAAGGGCACCTACGACCTGATCCCGCCGGTCTCCGTGAAGTTCCTGGCGGTACGTGAGGCCATCGCCGCACCGCTGAGGAACTCCGGCTACGGCTACATCGAGACGCCCGGTTTCGAGGACGTCGGCCTGTTCGCGCGCGGCGTCGGCGAGTCCACCGACATCGTCTCCAAGGAGATGTACGCCTTCGAGACCAAGGGCGGCGACCAGCTGGCGCTGCGTCCCGAGGGCACGGCCTCGGTGCTGCGCGCGGCACTCGAGGCGAGCCTGCACAAGAAGGGCAACCTGCCGGTCAAGCTCTGGTACTCGGGCTCCTACTACCGCTACGAGCGCCCGCAGGCGGGCCGGTACCGCCACTTCTCGCAGGTCGGCGCCGAGGCCATCGGTGCCGAGGACCCGGCCCTGGACGCCGAGCTGATCATCCTGGCCGACCAGGCGTACCGCTCGCTGGGCCTGCGCAACTTCCGCATCCTGCTGAACTCGCTCGGCGACAAGGAGTGCCGCCCGGTGTACCGGGAGGCGCTCCAGGCCTTCCTGAGCGGCCTCGACCTCGACGCGGAGACCGTGCGCCGGGCCGAGATCAACCCGCTGCGCGTCCTCGACGACAAGCGGGCCGACGTGCAGAAGCAGCTCGTCGGTGCCCCGGTGCTGCGGGACTACCTGTGCGACGCGTGCAAGCAGTACCACGAGGAGGTGCGGGCGCTGATCACGGCGGCCGGCGTCCCCTTCGAGGACGACGAGAAGCTGGTGCGCGGGCTGGACTACTACACGCGCACCACCTTCGAGTTCGTCCACGACGGTCTCGGCTCGCAGTCGGCGGTCGGCGGCGGTGGCCGCTACGACGGCCTGTCCGAGATGATCGGCGGCCCGGCGCTGCCGTCGGTGGGCTGGGCGCTGGGCGTGGACCGTACGGTGCTGGCGCTCGAGGCGGAGGGCGTCGAGCTGGACACCCCAGCGGCCACGTCGGTCTTCGCGGTGGCGCTCGGCGAGGCGAAGCCGGTGCTGTTCGGGCTGGTCACGGAGCTCCGCCGGGCCGGTGTCGCGGCGGACATCTCGTACGGCGGCAAGGGCCTCAAGGGGGCCATGAAGGACGCGAACCGCTCCGGCGCCCGCTTCGCGATCGTCGCGGGCGACCGGGACCTCGCCGAGGGCGTGGTGCAGCTCAAGGACCTGGAGTCCGGTGAGCAGAACCCGGTGGCCCTCGCCGAGGTGGTCGAGGTGCTGCGGGCGCAGCTGGCCTGA